CCCAAGAAAATGggatatcaaatttaatatagttttttttaactccTAGTGTAAAAGTCTATGAGAAATACAATTTCGTTGTTATCAAACCATTGGCAACTTCGCTGAAAActctaatttttaacttaaatcttTGGCTAAAACGTTAcgacataatttttaaaaaaatacttactacTTTGGCACAagctttataaaataattcctcattatttaaatttagttcgGGATAAGTTTTTATCCACTGGGATACAAGACGCGATTTCAGTTTAGGCAATGTTCTTACAAATTGGTAGATTAATGTCACTCACAATGAACACAGCCACAGTAACTATGGTTGAGGATTTCCTTAAGTTCCTTCCATtagtcgcttagtcaagtgatgcataacgcggtccaaaTAATGTGTGATattcataattatttttaggccAGATACTGCAAgttatattgaaaaattagaaCGCGAACGTGAAGCCAAAGAGAAAGGGGAAGTTAAAGATGGACGatctttcatttcaaaatacgtaagatttaaattgaaagtaatcattatattaatttatttattttagtggATGTACATCGTTCCTGTAATTATCATCATGTTAATTTCTTCTGCAAATAATCCAGAAGCAGGGAATGGTGGAGGTGGCGGTGGAGGACGTTAATTAAAAAGACATTATTTGAAATTagtcaatatttttttgtaggattatttaaaataaatttttattatttaaactatttttcatCAACTCCTGTTTTTGTatcaagtttttctttttcaccaACAATTAATCTCTCCACGTATTTCGCCTCTTTAACCTTTTTCTTTGCTTCTTTCATCTGCTTCTTTTGCTCTTTCTCTTTCTTTTCTAACATTTCCTTAAAACGCTCATCTCTTGGATCAACCGTGTACCCAAAGTGTCTCCGAACCTCctcaattaatttatctttccTTTCTTTAGCAGCTTTCGCTTCACTCTCTCTTTTAGCCACCTTTATCTGTAAGTCTTTTATCCATCCGTCTAATTTAAgcatttttgttgaaatttctttttgtctcTTAAGaatcttttcttctttttcaacacgTAGTTTTTTACTTGTTTcaatcatttcttttaaactcaTCGGATATTTTACCCTTTCATATTCTTTTGTATCGATTAACTCGGATTTTATAGGCCAACAATAAGCGGGGTTAACTCCACTGGAAGCTCCATATCTTCCATACATTTTTCTATGGTAATTTAAGGTGTTATGAGACCAATGTACTTCTTCATTGTAGGGTTTACGATCATGTAACATGTTTCTATGGGCCGGATTTAATCGAGATTTATTACGTTTTCTCTCAAGCTCAGCTTCACGCTGTGCTACTTCCTCATCAAGAACTAAAATTTGTTCATCAAGTTActtcaacatatttttattgaatttcttaCCAGGGGAAAGAGCAGTTTCTTTCTCTAAATCCTCGATATTAACTGTATTAGAACTTAAACGAATTAAACGTAACGGCGCTTTCAtttgtaatacatttttaaataaaattgtgtgTCGAATCATGATTTTTATTTGgaggttatcttaaaaaaattttaggttatgtcgcACGTAAAAtgatctaattttaatttatacatttatttattgattttaattatatcttataatcaaaaattcaaaatgaatcAATAATAACATCTTTTagcaattaataaaaagaaatattataaatatatgttatattaaaaattttttaggttatatcgCATTTGTAAAtgatctaattttaatttaaacatttatttattgattttaattaaatcttgtaatcaaaaactcaaaaatgaTCAATAATAACATCTTttagcaataaataaaaagaaatattataaatatatgttattttaagaattttttggGTTATGTCGCGTTCGCAAATgatctataataattttaatttaaacatttatttattgcttttaattaaatctcttatttaaaaattcgaaaaggatcaataataacattttttagcaattaataaaaagaaatataataattttattttaagcaaaatattaacataacctcaacttATAATTCCAATGTAAATCTTAATAATctaatttaaagataaataaacgATGCCAGATCAAGAAACGTACATTTACTTAGATTTAAATGGTAAATTGGACGTAAATTACttccaaaacaataaaatcttttttaaaatgatcaattTGGATGAAAAGCCGATGGTACAAATTGGAAATTACGTTTTCGAGGGGAAATACGAAGATTATTTGGGAACTAAGGTATTTTTTGTTGAGAATCAAGATTACGAAGCGAGCGAAAACATTTTTGAGCGACAATCTCCGttgcatttaaaatattttacaaaaacagcTAAAGTGCTTCAATTAAAATGGAAATCGATCCCAATTACAACTGTTGAGAAAACTAAAACGAATGAGGAATATATGGAATTAAGATTTAAAGAGTCTTATAAtacagttttggagaaatttgAAAGGGCTGAGTTAAATATTAAGGATATTGCAGTAAAAGCTAAAGATGTTGAGGAAAAGAATGATGAAAAGAAAGAAACTGTGGAAGAAGCTGAGGTTGAGAAAATACCGAGAGAATTGGAGAAAATGGAAATTGATGATGAggaaatcaaaaaagatgatttatccagatttgaagttttaaaagaatttattcgTTTGCCTAAAAAAGTGgttgaaaatcaaaaagtgtttGAGGTTAAACcagagaatttaattaaagttaaagaTGCTGAGAATTACccagttttaaaacaattatttttgcaaaacgttgatttagaggatgttgattttaaagagaatgattttaataaatatgttaatgTTGAAAAATCAATTGCAGATGGAGTAATTCCTTCACTGGAAGAAGGAGACTTAAATgatgaagtaaaaattaaattattgcaTAGTGACAATTTTAACAACTTTAGACCACCAGTTAAACTTGCTTATTTATCAATACaattagaaaaatacaaagaaCTGATAAAAAATGAACCGAACAAAGACATTTTAACCAAATCTGATGAATTTGGAAGAAATTTAATTGACAAATATCaattgttaaaacaattaattaaagatttatggtacattatttatttgaaataaatatttatattaaataaagttgtaaaatagGAATTAATTTACGTAAGCGTATTATTACGACATCCTGAACTTGACGTGGTAGAATTTGTGTTAACGTTTTGAAACCGAGTCATAAATGCAGTCCATAATGGGCTAAAACCGAGGAAATCTTAAATGATTACTGTTTCAATAACGATTAggtgttttttaaaacggaAAAGAGTCGAGCGCCGGTCAAAAAGTGAAAGTAACGTTGCGTTTTGAGtcgaaaaaaatgtacgaGAAGGATACAAGGatgttttaaaacgttttaattaaaaaaagtgaggttatgttaaaaaaatttaaaattattttgagtttagataaaaagaaaatgttttaatttttcacttgactaagcgacaaatcaacaatgttgagaaaaacgggattttcgttttcatctttctaaaaatataagatttCTCAGAATCATTACGTTTTACGactatacaggtgtttctgtaagACGTGGCATAAAtaagaaacttgggaaaaattcaagaatcatcatcgacgatttttataaatcaatgtgaaatgacccaaaaaacacgttaaaaataaaaacaaagtgcggaaaagtgattaacactagattaacttcagttataaaacttctattatatcataactaacttcagggttaaaatgtcaacctcaattttgacatatttgtaatcttcattcaaaattgttcaaaatcctttaaaatgcgTACAAACACGGCAATTTACCTCATTAATATTGTAATGaggttatggtcaacttccggttaagaatgtcaacgtcaattttgacatatttgtaataattgtgaaaaatcctttaaaatgagttcatgatacgtttaatgcGCGTATGTgtacaatataatatattttagtgtTAAAAATGTCTCGCCGCAGAAAAAGAGCTGCGGCCGCTGCTGTTTTTATTGCTATTTCACGAAAACGTCGGAGTGAAAAGACGAGAAAAAGAATATGGGACAAGGAATGGATAAACAGAAGGTCTGCTCTTGGTGCTGATGTAACGCTCTTAAATGAATTAAGAAGTGAAGACCCAGCAAGATTCAAAAACTTTGTACGTAGGTATGTCAGAAACCgactttaactttttatttgaaCTAATTTCGGATAACATAGCATAAATGGAGTAAATTTCATCGGTTTCTTGATCACTTTTccttttcttaattttgttCCATTCCTGGTTAATTTGAATACGCAAATTATGCAGCTTTCGCTTAATTTCAGCCGCGCTTGTATCAAATTTATCCgctataaattttattgccTTTTGTTTCCTATCTCTATccctgtatatttttgattttgtttgcCATAATTCGGGAAACTCTTCAAAAACACCTATTAaagttaaagttttttttccatACGCCTTGGcgctccatttaaaaaacctCCTACTCACTTGCACGAAAACTTCTAATCAGACGGAAATAAATTCTAACTTCCTAGACAAGTCTCCCAACTTGTTTACACACGCGAGCGATTTATGTCGCGATTACTTCCCGCCACTTTAGCGACTTGCTCAGTGAGAACTCTCAGAGAGTGTTTACacgtacaattttttttggaatcaTCAGAAACAAGTTTGCGATAGTTTTACTTGCTCGTGTAAACTACGCTTTaggatttaatgttttttattctaacttttttgttttttgagattagtgcgtcttgtttggagtcattttaaaggtttttttaataaagaatacataatgaaagaacaccatgaattTGTCCATTTATCTATTACTtctatatgataactaacttcagatttaaaatgtcaacctcaattttgacatatttgtaatcttcattaaaaatcctttaaaatgagtacaaacacgacatatttatcttcaatattaatgaagttatggtcaacttccggttaagaatgtcaacgtcaattttgacatatttgtaatcgtcgtgaaaaatcctttaaaatgagaccaaacatgatacgtttaattccaatattactcgagatataaacaacttccggtttgaaatgtcaatgtcattttgacatattcttaatttttataaaatgtcttaatatttgtcacaaaaacaaaaatataataaaaaaaaattaaaaattaacgttggtattaatatttaaaactaaaagttgctaacttcgggtttaatattttttattctaacttttttgttttttgagataagtgtgtcttgtttggactcaatgtaaaggtttttttaataaagaatacatcataaaagaataccatgaagttgtccatttgtctattatatgataactaacttcaggtttaaaatgtcaacctcaattttgacatatttgtaatcgttgggagaaatcctttaaaatgagtccaaacatgatacatttaattccaatattactcgaaatataaataacttccggtttgaaatgtcaacgtcattttgacatattcttaatttttataaaatgtcttaatatttgtcacaaaagctaaaatataataaaaaaaattaaaaattaaggttggtattaatatttaaaaattaaattcctatcttcattgttgccaacttatcatttaatgttttttattctaacttttttattttttgagataagtgtgtcatctttggactcattttaaaggttttttaatgaatatgacaaatatgtcaaaattgacgttgacgtttcaaaccggaagtgattgtatttccattaatattaaagttaaatgtatcgagtttggactcattttaaaggattttttatgaagttgacaaatatgtcatataaaaatatacaacataataATATCTAATGCTAACTAGCCCTACCTACTactaccactagaactaacactagaccgagaactagaaacattcggactTATATTCATGAAGatggtaaataaataaaccgaaaccggtagaatttagtaaaactagaactaacaaaaatttaaatttaatcttcagATTCCACACTTTTTAACGACGCCATTCTTAATTCAATTTTCTTCCTCAATTTGTTTATCCATCAAATAGCAAAATGCTTTACTTTTACTTGATTTCCAGTCTACACCTATTATAGCTTCATTGACTGTaagtatttttcaaatattttttgatttttcatttttccttATTTTCCTCGTGGTTACTTCTCTTTTACATAAAATAGTTCTCCATTATTGTGTGTATCCTGCTtctaatttcaaataatttcattacaaATGTTTAATCTAAGGCTACATttctatttttgatttaacttctaatttttacttttatacttcaaatatttatcattaattcgatatatttaaactttatataaattctatatcaaataaaaaacataaacttttaattttatactaacgttcatctattttttctattgtagaatttcttggtgtatctAAGTGTCGTATCTAAGTCGGTTCTTAGACGTATGATATATCATCGTATAACGTGATTAGCGCTTagctttatcctttaaaacaaatagtattttagttctttcggtattctgcattttttctaagataagttacacctttacctacaagacagcatgaaaatctctaaaaacgataaaatgtcgcATAGTCAAGTGATATATAACGCGGCCCAATTAATATCTTATATTACGATAACTACCTTTAATTATAATCAAACACATTTAATCGTTTCACTTATTAATATTCCTAATTCAATTAGATACATACATTTCATTTTGCAATCGTTAGTTATAGAGTTGTTTCATTGccattgatattaaaataatttatatacacCACATTAGTAATAATaagatttcttattaaatgaggttttttttatacttaagtgcaaaaaataattatgttttagATTAGAAAAGCGAGAGGTTATAAGGAAGAAGTTAAAAAGATATCACGGATTTAAACGTCTAATAAGGATACATATTCTGTAAGTACATCCTGGCACGAATCGAAACGTGTGTGTTAAGTGGTTTgacatgaaataaaaaactagGAAAACGGAGGAAAAGTTGTCGATGCACGGAATGCggttttgaaacatttctcgATCTCCTCCGGTTCGTTTACACAGTGTGACAGACGTTCGGAAgactatttcaaaaagttgttttatttacaaacaaaGAACTGATCAAAAACGGATTTTAATTAAGACTTTGACAGTCTCGCAATACTTTTTTTAtcgaataatttattatatcctAGAATacacaattttatctttaaattgagacataaatcgttGCTCATAACACTCCTAAAGGATTTATGTCTTAATTTAAAGACTAAAATGTATCGACGTTTGGTTTTGATATTTGGCTGAATATTAGTGGTGtaggatattaaaaacctagtacttagtactccaccattcacaggaattagtatctcgtTTAGGTGcccattaagttttaaaaattcgtataaaatccagatcttggaatatgagtatgaaaatttcccaaagtgttaataaaagtgtcctctttccgatgaaccaacccgttttgaaaaataacttttagtttttgagaaaacaatatttgaagttttgataaaattttcgatgttgcaattttcctcgataactttcaaaattcggtgtaaaattaatttcttgaaggatccttgtggaaatatcaccaattattaattaaagtatcctctttttaatgcaaaaacccgttttgaaaaatcactttcagttcttgagaaataaatttttgaaattatcgaaaattttttcaaatttcgcaattttcaccgattaagttttaaaaattcgtataaaatccagttcttggaatatgagtatgaaaatctcccaaagtgttaataaaagtgtcctctttccgatgaaccaacccattttgaaaaataacttagtttttgagaaaacaatagtttaagttttgataaaattttcgatgttccaattttcatcgataactttcaaaattcgctataaaattcatttcttgaaggatccttgtggaaatatcgccaattattaattaaagttttcttttttttaatgcaaaaatccgttttgaaaaatcgcttttagtttttgagaaataattttttgaaattatcgaaaatattttcgaagtttgcaattttcgccgattaagttttaaaaattcatataaaatcgagttcttggaatatgagtatgaaaatctcccaaagtgttaataaaagtgtcctctttccgatgaaccaacccattttgaaaaataacttttagtttttgagaaaacaatattttaagttttgataaaattttcgatgttccaattttcatcgataactttcaaaattcgctataaaattcatttcttgaaggatccttgtggaaatatcgccaattattaattaaagtatcctctttttaatgcaaaaagccgttttgaaaaatcgcttttagtttttgagaaatacatttttgaaatgatcgataattttttcgaatgttgcaattttcgcggattaagttttaaaaattcgtataaaatctagttcttggaatatgagtatgaaaatttcgcaaagtgttaataaaagtgtcctctttccaatgaaccaacccgttttgaaaaataacttgtagtttttgagaaaacaatatttgaagctttgataaaattttcgatgttgccaTTTTcctcgataactttcaaaattcggtgtaaaattaatttcttgaaagatccttgtggaaatatcaccaattattaattaaagcatcccctttttaatgcaataagccgttttgaaaaatcgcttttagtttttgagaaataaatttttgatataatcgataattttttcgaattttgcaattttcgccgattaagttttaaaaattcgtataaaatccagttcttggaatatgagtatgaaaatctcccaaagtgttaataaaagtgtcctctttccgatgaaccaacccattttgaaaaataacttttagtttttgagaaaacaatattttaagttttgataaaattttcgatgttccaattttcatcgataactttcaaaattcgctataaaattcattttttgaaggatccttgtggaaatatcgccaattattaattaaagcatcccctttttaatgcaaaaagccgttttgaaaaatcgcttttagtttttgagaaataaatttttgaaatgatcgataattttttcgaattttgcaattttcgccgattaagttttaaaaattcgtataaaatccagttcttggaatatgagtatgaaaatctcccaaagtgttaataaaagtgtcctctttccgatgaaccaacccgttttgaaaaataacttttagtttttgagaaaacaatatttgaagttttgataaaattttcgatgttgcaattttcatcgataactttcaaaattcgctataaaattaatttcttgaaggatccttgtggaaatatcaccaattattaattaaagtatcctctttttaatgcaacaagccgttttgaaaaatcgcttttagtttctgagaaaaaaatttttgaaatgatcgaagtTTTTTTCgagttttgcaattttcgccgattaagttttaaaaattcgtataaaatccagttcttggaatatgagtatgaaaatttcccaaagtgttaataaaagtgtcctctttccaatgaaccaacccgttttgaaaaataacttttagtttttgagaaaacaatatttgaagttttgataaaatgttcatcgataactttcaaaattcgctataaaattcatttcttgaaggatccttgtgaaaatatcaccaattattaattaaagtatcctctctttaatgcaaaaagccgttttgaaagatcgcttttagtttttgagaagtaattttttgaaattatcgacaattttttcgaattttgcaattttcgccgattaagttttaaaaattcgtataaaatccagttcttggaatatgagtatgaaaatctcccaaagtgttaataaaagtgtcctctttccgatgaaccaacccgttttgaaaaaaaacttttagttttaaataaaacaatatttgaagctttgataaaattttcgatgttgcaattttcaccgataactttcaaaattcgctataaaattaatttcttgtaggatccttgtggaaatatcaccaattattaattaaagcatcctctttttaatgtaaaaagccgtcttgaaaaatcgcttttagtttttgagaaataaatttttgaaatgatcgataattttttcgaattttgcaattttcgccgattaagttttaaaaattcgtataaaatccagttcttggaatatgagtatgaaaatctcccaaagtgttaataaaagtgtcctctttccgatgaaccaacccattttgaaaaataacttttagtttttgagaaaacaatatttgaagttttgataaaattttcgatgttgcaattttcatcgataactttcaaaattcgctgtaaaattaatttcttgaaggatccttgtggaaatatcaccaattattaattaaagtatcctctttttaatgcaaaaagccgtcttgaaaaatcgttttaagtttttgagatataattttttgaaattatcaacaattttttcgaattttacaatcaTTCATTGCAATAGCACTTCTAAATGTTAACTGATCCATTACTGGAGCCTTTTCGTAGTTAATTTCTAACATATTTGAGAGTCTAGGTATTTGTGAAAAGCGGCCACCACCACTTCTTACCACGAATGCGAATCCGATAATTCCCCAATGTGTTGTCATGAAGATCTACACCGCCCATATACGTGTTATACTCTTTGATCATGTCTTCATCACGTCTATCATAACTTCTGGCAGTTCTAAGTggtaaaaaagaagaaaaattagatAGTACAGTAATATTGGCATTATCTTTCCATCGAATTATTAAAGGCAAGaaattttatctatttttgacataaagatgggttaataaaataatcttgcaacaatttttaaattccgATAAAACTTGATTACTGTTTAAATGTGCCTCATAGAAATTCTTTGATAATTCCAGCTcaataacaaaacaattataaataaataaagctataacagtactcccCATATCGTAATcttaacatatttattaattcacTTTTGCTTTTTCGTAATCAACAGAAGTAGGAGTAACAAGACaggttataaatattttttcggaaaaaattaaaaatgcataCTTCTAGCTCGGCGGATTATTAACAATCTAATTAAaccaaataaaagttgtgcaCTTATCTTTTACTCAACATACAGAGTAATAAACACGTTCAGGGTCCCACGCCGACTTTAACACCTTGGCAGGGGGCTAATATAAAACGGGACAACAAACACTTTTCACTTTCATTTCGATTTTTGTTAGAGCCTATAAAAGAATTGCACAAAAACATAATGAAAAATTACATTATCTTATTAATAACGCTTCAAAGTGTGTTTTCAGCtcgaattttaaaagaacaatTCGCATGGAATCAACTGGATTATGCTTATCCTTCATTCGATGAACGACAAGAAGCTTTACGAACGGGACGATTCGTTCCAGAAAATAATCTTCCCGTTGGAATTGAAATTTGGGGcgataaattatttgtttctgTGCCCAGATGGAGAGTTGGTAAGCCATCtcttaataattatgaaataaaatttacaaatgcATTTATTTCCAGGAATTCCTTCAACTTTAAATTACATCCCTTTATCAAAAAACGTAGGAAAATCACCAGCATTAATACCTTACCCAAATTGGAAATCAAACGAAGCTGGAAATTGTGAATCTGGGTTAACAACCGTTTACCGAATAAAAGCTGATGAATGTCACCGTTTGTGGGTGTTAGACACTGGAACTTTTGGAATTGACGATACAACAACAAATCCTTGTCCTTACGCAATAAACGtgtttgatttatttacaaatcaaCGTTTAAGACGTTATGAGTTAAGAAAGGAGGATATAAATGCGAATACTTTTATAGCAAATATAGCGATTGATATTGGAAAAGATTGTAACGATGTTTTTGCTTATATGAGTGATGAATTAGGGTACGGATTAATTGTTTATTCCTGGGAACAAAACGAATCTTGGCGTTTTGAACACGGATTTTTCCGCCCTGATCCGTTAAAAGGCGAATTCAACATTGGAGGATTAGAATTCCAATGGGACGCGGAAGGAATTTTCGGAATGTCTTTAACTCCGCTTCAACCCGACGGTTATCGATTAATGCACTTTTCTCCTTTAGCAAGTGAAAGAGAATTTGTTGTATCAACTGGTACTTTAAGAAATAGTTCCAAAGTTGGGGATAGCTACaaagaattttattctttaaacgAACGTGGCCCATTATCGCACACAACTTCGAGGGTTATGGATGATTATgggatacaattttttaatttaatcgatAGAAACGCAGTGGGTTGCTGGAATGGTCGATATGATTATAGACCAGAAAATTTTGGAGTTGTCGATAAAGATGACGTAGGTTTGAGCTTCCCCGCTGATGTTAAAGTCGACGCCCAAAGAAATTTGTGGGTTATATCCGATAAGATGCCCAATTTTTTGCTTTCAAGTTTAAATTATAGTGAAATCAATTTTAGAATATATTTCGCCCCAATTCAGGTTTTAATCCAAAACACCGTTTGCGAAATACAAGTAGCCgaacataattattattatttataataaaattattaggtggttttttttctttttggaaaGGGTCGTaaattatctataataataaataatgagtactttttttgaggttatattgcGTTTTGGTTCGATTGAGTcctctttatttataaaatttttatgaattctaatttaaatatttatgaaaattgcatttaaattaataaaaaattaatcaataaaaactaattaagcgaaaataaaattacattaattattttttatgaaattaatcgtttaataaattttcaaaaatcgaaACAACGCTTGAagtgtcaaatgtcaaattgataaccatttttttttaggttatgttgctTTTTGGTTCGATTGAGTACTCTTTATTTATCCAATGTTTATGAATtctaatttaaagatttacgaaaattgcatttaaattaataaaaaattaatcaataaaattaatttattaaattaattagtttttacgaaataaatcgtttaataAATCGAAACAA
This region of Onthophagus taurus isolate NC chromosome 3, IU_Otau_3.0, whole genome shotgun sequence genomic DNA includes:
- the LOC111416423 gene encoding uncharacterized protein PF3D7_1120000 — protein: MPDQETYIYLDLNGKLDVNYFQNNKIFFKMINLDEKPMVQIGNYVFEGKYEDYLGTKVFFVENQDYEASENIFERQSPLHLKYFTKTAKVLQLKWKSIPITTVEKTKTNEEYMELRFKESYNTVLEKFERAELNIKDIAVKAKDVEEKNDEKKETVEEAEVEKIPRELEKMEIDDEEIKKDDLSRFEVLKEFIRLPKKVVENQKVFEVKPENLIKVKDAENYPVLKQLFLQNVDLEDVDFKENDFNKYVNVEKSIADGVIPSLEEGDLNDEVKIKLLHSDNFNNFRPPVKLAYLSIQLEKYKELIKNEPNKDILTKSDEFGRNLIDKYQLLKQLIKDLWYIIYLK
- the LOC111416469 gene encoding protein yellow, with amino-acid sequence MKNYIILLITLQSVFSARILKEQFAWNQLDYAYPSFDERQEALRTGRFVPENNLPVGIEIWGDKLFVSVPRWRVGIPSTLNYIPLSKNVGKSPALIPYPNWKSNEAGNCESGLTTVYRIKADECHRLWVLDTGTFGIDDTTTNPCPYAINVFDLFTNQRLRRYELRKEDINANTFIANIAIDIGKDCNDVFAYMSDELGYGLIVYSWEQNESWRFEHGFFRPDPLKGEFNIGGLEFQWDAEGIFGMSLTPLQPDGYRLMHFSPLASEREFVVSTGTLRNSSKVGDSYKEFYSLNERGPLSHTTSRVMDDYGIQFFNLIDRNAVGCWNGRYDYRPENFGVVDKDDVGLSFPADVKVDAQRNLWVISDKMPNFLLSSLNYSEINFRIYFAPIQVLIQNTVCEIQVAEHNYYYL
- the LOC111416448 gene encoding large ribosomal subunit protein mL64, which encodes MIRHTILFKNVLQMKAPLRLIRLSSNTVNIEDLEKETALSPVLDEEVAQREAELERKRNKSRLNPAHRNMLHDRKPYNEEVHWSHNTLNYHRKMYGRYGASSGVNPAYCWPIKSELIDTKEYERVKYPMSLKEMIETSKKLRVEKEEKILKRQKEISTKMLKLDGWIKDLQIKVAKRESEAKAAKERKDKLIEEVRRHFGYTVDPRDERFKEMLEKKEKEQKKQMKEAKKKVKEAKYVERLIVGEKEKLDTKTGVDEK